Genomic segment of Pongo pygmaeus isolate AG05252 chromosome 1, NHGRI_mPonPyg2-v2.0_pri, whole genome shotgun sequence:
ACGTCACTCGTTGCTTTGAGCATTACGAGAAGGGCAGCGTGCCAGTCCTCATCATCCACATCTTCATCGtgttcagcttcttcctggtctTCCTCATCATCCTCTTCTGCAACCTGGTCATCATCCGTACCTTGCTCATGCAGCCGGTGCAGCAGCAGCGCAACGCTGAAGTCAAGCGCCGGGCGCTGTGGATGGTGTGCACGGTCTTGGCGGTGTTCATCATCTGCTTCGTGCCCCACCATGTGGTGCAGCTGCCCTGGACCCTTGCTGAGCTGGGCTTCCAGGACAGCAAATTCCACCAGGCCATTAACGATGCACATCAGGTCACCCTCTGCCTCCTTAGCACCAACTGTGTCTTAGACCCTGTTATCTACTGTTTCCTCACCAAGAAGTTCCGCAAGCACCTCACCGAAAAGTTCTACAGCATGCGCAGTAGCCGGAAATGCTCCCGGGCCACCACAGATACGGTCACTGAAGTGGTTGTGCCATTCAACCAGATCCCTGGAAATTCCCTCAAAAATTAGTCCCTGCTTGTTGGGGCCAGGCCTGAAGTCTTCTCCTCCATGAGCATCATGGACTGAGCTGGGAGAAGATGGGATATCTACTGTGGTCTGGGCACCACCTCCGTGGGCACTGGTGGGCCATTAGATTTGGAGGTTACCTCACCCGGGCAGGGATGATGGCAGAGCCAGACTGTTGGAAAATCCAGAACTCAAATGAGCCCCTTCATCCGCCTGTGGGCGCATACTACAGTAACTGTGACTGATGACTTTATCCTGAGTCCCTTAATCTTATGGGGCCGGAAGGAATGTCAGGGCCAGGTGCAGACCTTGGGGGAAGACTTTAAACCACCTAGTTCTCCCCGATGGGGCATCGGTCTAAAGCTTTGGgggggtgggtgcagtggcttacacctgtaatcccagcactttgggaggccgaggtgggcagattatgggtcaagagatcgagaccatcctggccaacattgtaaaaccccagctctactaaaaaatacaagaattagctgggtgtggtggcacgcacctgtagtcccagctacttgggaggctgaggcagaagaatcgcttgaacctgggaggcagaggttgcaatgaacctagattgcaccattgcactctagcctggcaacagagcaagagtccatctcaaaaaaaaaaaaaaaaaaaaaagctttgggcAAATACTCTCAAGTGATAGAGGTAGAATGGGTTGGGAAAGGGACACTGCCCTCACTGTGTGGCACTACCTTGGGGCAGACTTTTGAGCTAGGATGTTGCCATCCTCTCTCCACCCTCCGGCACAAGGTCTTTGCGACCTTTCTCAGGGGAAGGGGCTTGATGGAACCTTCTGTGACTCATCTGGCAACCTGTCCCTAATGGTGACCAAAGAAGATAAAACATGAACAGACCAAAAGCTAGGACAAGAGCTTGCTTCCCAAGACAGACGTGTCTGTCTGCAAAGGCCTTGCCTCTAGCCCAGTCAGCTCTGGGGGAGTGGAAGGGAGATGCCCACCTCTTCTTTCTGTCTCAACAACAGTCCCTAATTAAGTACCTTCTGTGGGGCAGCCACCCACTGAGGATGGGCAAAGTCCCCTTGAAAGCAAAAttggggctgggctcagtggctcatgcctataatcccagcactttgggaggccaaggcaggcagaccacctgaggtccggagtttgagaccagcctggccaacgtggtaaaaccccatctccactaagaatacaaaaatatggctcatgcctgtaatcccagtactttggggggctgaggtgggccgatcatttgaagttaggagttcgagaccagcctgaccaatatggtaaaaaccccgtctctactaaaaatacaaaaaaattagcccggcgtggtggcgcatgcctgtagtcccacaggCTATAGCTACTGggaggaggcacaggttgcagtgagccaagattgcgccactgctctccagcctgggcgacagagcgagactctgtctcaaaaaaaaaaaaaaaaaaaaaagacaaaattggaGCTGTCCAGGCCAGGACACCTCAATGTCCAGGGGCTTCCATACCAACAGGCGCATGGGCTGGGAAGTGCATGAGGCCCCTGGGTAGAAGGGTCTGTCAGTTCTCTCCTCCTTTGCCCTCTGGGAGGCTCCTCCTAACATAGCTTccaggaggtgggaggagcagTTACTGTCAGCAGGTGTCAGCCAGGTGTCAGCTTCTCCTGGGGATCTCTAGATGTCTGCTTGTGATATTTGGCAAGTATATGCAAATGAGCCTCCTCTCCTGCCCTGAGACAAGTATCTGCAGTGTGAAACTGGCAGCCTCAGACCCAAGGGGCTCTGAGGAAACTTCTCTGGTTTCTAGAGCTCTGTGCTCCTTCAGAGAAGTCTTCTTCCTTCCAGTCAGTGTCCCTGTGAAGCTGGGATACTCATTTCCTGTGTACCGGGCAAACACCGGATTGCTGATTTTGAGAAATGCCTCTCGATGGACCAGTAACCTGCTGGAGTCTGGGATGGTAGCTGTGGGCTGGACTTGGCTGATGGGATGACCCAGTGGCTAGTGCAGCATCACACAGGCCTGGTTCAAGTCTTGGCTGTGTCATTTCCTGCTGAGGGACCAGGCACTGAATTTCCTACCTCTTAGGGTCGTTACCTATGAGGTTAAAGCTACCTCTTGGGATTGTTATACGCCGCTAATGTTGAGGCAGACACCTCTTGGTCAGGGTGACTGCTCATCTTAGACCCTCCCCTTTTCTGCGAATTTGGGCCCCTTGATCCTCTGATGGGAGCTGAAAGGATGAGAGTTGGGCATCTAGATTCAGGGAGGCTGTTCAGGCTTTGCAGGTCCCTTACCTGAATACATATAAACCCTGGAGCTGTGACTGcgtccgtgtgtgtgtgtttgtctgtgtgtgttggggggggatGGGCGCCTGCATGAATGTGGTAGAGAAAATGGCTCTGCTCAGAGAGAAGATACGCATAGCAAGGCAGGGACCAGAGGAATCACAGGCGCCTGGAGAGCAGCCGGGCACCGCCTCCAGGGACCTGCTGGCTTCCCTCAGTCCTCCAGGGGCCCAGCACTCTTTCCTTTGGGCCCTGTGAGCGTCCCTTGTCAGGATACATTCTCTCATTTTGCCGAAGCTGATTTGGTTGGGTGTCTGTTTCTTGCAGCCAAAAGAGCTCTGAATGAGGGAAGTGCTTCTGTGCTAACTCCCCGCGTCTCCTGAATTTCAGTCATTCATGTACCCACCTTGAAATTTTTGCAATATCTGTGTACCAACTGCCCATTTACTTAATAAAgaagttttctttaaattaagtcacttttaaaaacttacatttatttgaaagaaaacattataacATAATTGTAAATGAAAACTAATACTACCTGCCACAAATAGAAGGTAGACATAAACATAAAACCGTAACTATAAAAATGTTTCtcgcctgggtgcggtggctcacacctgtaatcccaacattttgagaggccgaggagggtggattgcttgagcccaggagtttgagaccagcctgagaaacatggcaaatttgctgtctctacaaaaaatttttgggtgtggtggctcacgcctgtaatcccagcactttgggaggccaaggagggcagattacctgaggtcagacgttcaagaccagtctggtcaacatggcgaaaccccgtctctactaaaaatacaaaattagccggtcgtgatggtgggtgcctgtaatcccagcttcccagctacttgggaggctgagacgagagaatcgcaatcgcttgaacctgggagttggaggttgcggtgagctgagatcgcgccactgtactccagcctgggtgacaaagtgagactctgtctaaaaaataataataataaaaaaattttaaaattaaaaaaaattagccaggcatggtggtgtgtgtctgtagttccagctacttgtgggaggctgaagtgggaggattgcttgagccaggaggctgaggttgcagtgagttgtgatcatcaTGCCACACTGCATTCTgacctgggtgatagaacaagaccctgtctcaaaaaaaaaaaaaaaatagtttttctgtGTTGTGTCTAAAGTCACTTGACATGTCTCAGTGACTTGTGTACACACTTCAGGAAACTCTACTTTGATGGGTATAAAGTGCACAGGGTCTCAATAAAGAATAACTCTGGtcccatgcctgcaatcccagcactttgagaggccaaggcaggaggaccgcttgagctcaggagtttgagaccagcctgggcaacatagtgagaccctgtctctaattggAAAAAAACAAGAGTAACTGACAGTTCTGAGACAGTGACTTGTGATTACCTCCTTGCTTCTCCCAGGATGTTGCCCCAACACATAGACCATGTGCTCATGGGGATCAGGGGGATGGGAGGAGTATATTAGGTTGTAGCCCATGCTCCAGCCTTGTTGATCTCCTCACCACCCCAGTACAGCCACCTTTACTCCTCCTGTatcctctgtcttttctctttttttctaaactttttttcctggaggtgaggtcttgctatattgcccaggctggcatgcaatggctaTTTACCGGCATGCCTATTGTACCCTACAGGatcgaacttctggcttcaagcgatcctcctacctcagcctccccagtagcagggactacaggagtgggtcactgtacccagcccttctcttcttttttattttattttgttttattattattattttttgagatagagtctcgatCGACGCcagcctggctcactgcaagctccacctcctgggttcatgccattctcctgcctcagcctcccgagtagctgagattacaggcccatcaccatgcctggctaatttttttgtatttttagtagagacggggtttcaccacctggccaattttttttttttttgtcagtgttGACCAGGCTTGGCCTCAAACGTGTAGCCTCGCCTCCTCAAGGGCCAGGACGACCAGCCTAAGCTGCCGCAGCTCCCCTCTTCTTTTTGACATATCCCAGAATACTCCAATAGGTAGCCTTCTGAATTCCTCCAGGCAGCATTTTGGGACTGGGAGGGTCCAACATTTTTATACCTTAATTACTGTGACCATTGAAATTAATTCATTTCAATGCCTGTCTTTCCTATCCTGGGGGGCAGGAACCGGATCTAAATAATCTGTCTCCAGTTTCTCACATATAGCCTGGAATTGAGATCTGTCTGTCTCCAAAGTGTACCCCAGGGTTTAGCATAAACAGACATGTTGACATATACATGCAAATATTTTGAAAGGTTTTGAGAAGACCCTGTAGAGACAGATGGAAAAGAAATGTAATACATGTTCTTCCAAAGTTCTAGGtccatattttaaagaaagatgTAGGGAGTTTTCAGAGAATCAGAACATCCTGGAGCTGGGAGGGTTCAACCCCTTCATCTTACTAAGGAGATTGTGGGGCTCAGAGGGGCTAAGTGATTGCAGAAGTTACACAGTGTGGAGCTGCGGCGGATGCAGGGCTGGCTGTTCACCTGCATCTTTTCATTCTTGCAACGGTGACAGGAATTATGGGAAAAGCTGAGTTGTAATTCTTTTGATGAAACATCACTGATTAGAATTTCCAAGGCATCCTGTGTATCAGGAAAGCCTCACCTTGCATTTGCCCCTGATCTCAGCTTTCGCCTCAGGGAACCACCAGTGATCTCAGCTGGAGAATGCTGGCTTATGTAAGATCTGGCCTCGTTGAGATGAGTCATAGACCCAAGAGTGGTAAGTGGAGGTCACGGTTGACTAGACCTGGATACGTTTATGCCTGTTTTTACTCATCTGTGTTATATCTGTACTCAAGACCTAAGGCCGCAAAGAGATATAAGACCTTGTAAAGCACCTGGTTTTTGTGCAGACTTGGTATTTCTGTATAAAAAGTCCTATTCCCTTTGATATCCTGCCagcaagccatcctcccacataCCCATCTGtctatccacctatccatccctccatcccaccatccgtctatccatctatctatctctctaaccatccatccatccatccatccatccctccatccctttaGGTACCCAGCAAACACCTATGGAGTGCCTATTTTGGTCCAGTAACTATGCTAAGCACAATTTTGATCTGTTATCTCACTGAAACCTCATACTCTCCCTGAAACATGGGTGGTTTTATTCCgacagaaatgaataaaacaagtGTTACAGCTGTTTTAGAATTTGGCTAGCAGGCTTTTCAGTTTTTGCCAGAAAGCCccttaaaaaagaagggaaaaaaagaaatgaataaaataaataaggaccCAAGCTGACTGAATAAGACATAGTGGCTGCCTCTCAGGTACCTGGTACAGAAGGAAGGGGGACCCAGCTATTTGCCTGCCACTTTCACCTATCTTATGTCATTGAGTCCTCACAACCACCCCACAGAATAGAACATttcatacccattttacagatagggaaatcGAGGCTCAGAAGGGTTCAGAGATTTATAAAGGTAAAAGAGCTACTAAGTGGCATAATAATATTCAAAGCCAGATCTGCCTTAGTAAGCATGGGTcgctttccttctctcctcccactCCGCCATGTGGCTGTACCCTCGCCCAAGCCCCTCTCTCTAGGCACAGCCTCCTAAGCTCTGGGACAGGGCTGTCTTGAGGGGATGACCCAAGAGGCCTCCAGTGGAAGGTGAGGTCCTCCGCCTTGCTATCTCTGGCTtcctctttgaggcctctgtgcTCCCCATGCATGTTGAAGCCCCAGCAGCAATGACTGTTCCCTGGGCTCAGGCTGTGCTCAGCTAGGGAGGGTACTCCTGAGGGTAGATGGCGTCCATGAACACAGTGTTCCAGAGACCCTCAGAAGCCAGAGTGGTCATTGTCACTGGAGCTAGAAGGTGCTCTTAGATGTCACCTGGATCCTGACAGCTCTGTAAGGGGAGGGACAGAGGTGGCCACTCAATATTTGCTGACCACTTACTGCAAGGGGAACTTTACGTCATTTACTCCTCCCAAACACCTATGGGTAGAActgcctcttccctctgcctgagtTGCTTTCTTCCGGGATAGCAACACGGCTCACTCCCTTGCTTCCTTCAAGGCTTTGCTCAAATGGCCCCTTCTCGGTGAGGCCTGCTTGACTACCTCTCTTAAAAATGTAGGCTtggggcctggcgcagtggctcacacttttaatcccagtactttgggaggccaaggtgggtggatcacctgaagttgggagttcaaggccagcctggccaacatgacaaaaccctgtctttactaaaaacacaaaaattagccaggtgtggtgtcaggcacctgtaatcccatctactcgagaagctgaggcaggagaatcacttgaacctgggaggcggagagattgtggtgagtcgagatcgtgccactgcactccagcttgggtgacagagcaagactctgtctcaagaaaaaaaaaaaatggaggcatGGGTAGGAAGCGTGCAGGGTTTCATGGCCCCACAGCCTCATTAGACTCAGTAccctcctgaaaaaaaaaactaaaaatataacaacagTGCTTGCTTCGTCAGCACATAACTAAAACTGGAACAATGAAGAGATACAGGTATGGCCCCTGaacaaggatgacatgcaaattcatgaagcgttccatataattaaaataaatttttaaaaaatgaaaatcaaatcccCACCCCCAAAATACAGAGGCTTAGAGAGTAAAGTgattcccaaggtcacacagtgaatgGCTGGCCTAGCTGGGCATGTCCAGCTCCAAAGCTCATTCTGCCACACTCTCTTCCCCTGTGGACATCTTTCATGATACAGCATGTGAAGGTCCCTATCTTCCATCTTCCAGACAAGAAAGACGAGCATCAAGCAGGTGAAATGACTtacatccaaggtcacacagcaataaTCGGGATGCAGAGATCCTTATCTTACCTCTACTGTGCAAGATGCTTCTCATACAGTTTTGTCTGAATGCAtgctattttccttcttttttttctttatctttttcttttttctgagacggatttttgctcttgttgcccaggctggagtacaatggagcaacctcggctcactgcaacctccacctcctgggttcaagcaattctcctgtctcagcctcccgagtagctgggattacaggcatgcaccaccacgcccagctaattttgtatttttagtagagatggggtttctccatgttggtcaggctggtctcaaacccccaacctcaggtgatccacccgcctcggcctcccaaagtgctgggattacaggcgtgagccaccgtgcccggctaacatgttattttcttttatcaccaTTTTCCATTCTCATCGTCCACAGCATTTCTAGTGCAGGCGATATATATCCTTGATGTTGTAGGTATGCTTGTAAAACGTATAGTGTTATtctgtgtgtgtattcattttaaatttacataaaagtTATAGTTCACATAATTTGACCTTATTCTGTGTCTCatttcccctgcctcagcatTATTTTTGCGATGGAATCGTGTTGGAGTGTGTACATCTAGTTCAACGACGTCAGTGTCTGCTGGGTCCTCCATTGTGTACATCCACTACATTCTCCCCATTCCCCTGGTGACAGACACTCAGGTTGCCTTCCGTtccctttacttttctttctttttttgggtgggggatGGTGGGGGATACAGTCTCTGGCCCctagcctggagtacagtgatgtgatcttggctcactgcaacctctgcctcccagattcaagctattctcctgtctcaggcccccgagtggctgggattacaggtgcccgccactgtactgggctaatttttggatttttagaagagacagggtttcaccatgttggccaggctggtcttgaactcctgacctcaagggatctgcccgcctcggcctcccaaagtgctgggattacaggtgtgagccactgcgcctggcccataacTTCCCCTTTCACTCCAGCCCATAATCCCATTCGCCTGCCCCTTTTCACCAACTTCATGTTGTGTAACCCTGTATTTTCTTTAGAAACCTGAAACCATAGCAGAGAGGAACACAGTGGGACTAGTCAGGCTTTCCTTGTATTTGACTTCCCAGACCATTCTAAAACACACTGAGTGTTTTTTAAGAAGCCAGAATTGCCACATGCATGAGTCAGGGAATTTTGGCCTTTGGAACAAAAAGGATGAGTTAGTTCCTCAAAAGGGAGGATGAGGcatcaaaggacaccatcaacaGTGAAAATGCAACCCAcggaatgaaagaaaatgttagcaaatcatatatctaatacAAGATTGATACCTAGAATATATAACTCCACAACGAAAACCAaacaacttgatttaaaaatgggccaagtacttgaatatacatttctccagagaagaccTACAAATGACCAGTGTGCACTTGAAGATGCTCAATACGACTAATctatagagaaaagcaaatcaaaatcactatgagataaaaacagaaaacaagtgttggcaaggatgtttaaaaattggaaactgtgggcaaggcacagtggctcacgcctgtaatcccagtactttgggaggctgaggtgggcagattacgaggtcaggagatcgagaccatcctggctaacatggtgaaaccccatctctactaaaaatgcaaaaaattagctgggtgtggtggcaggtgcatgtagtcccagctactcaggaggctgaggcaggagaattgcttgaatccgggagatggaggttgctgtgagccaagattgcaccactgcactccagcctgggcgacagagtgagaccctatctcaaaaaaaaaaaaaaaagaaaagaaaagaaagaatcacCATTTAATCTAGtaattccttcttcttcttctttttttttttgacaagagtctcactctgtcacccaagctggagtacagaggcaccatcacggttcactgcagcctcaaagttctgggctcaagggatcctcccacctcagcctccccagtagctgggactacaggtgtgtgccgccacacccagttaatttgaTCTAGTGATTCACTTCTGAGTACAAACCCCAAAGTATTGAAAGGGACTCAAGCAGATATTCGTagtaacattattcacaatacccaaaaGGTGGGAGTGATGCAAATGTCCACtgaggaatgaatggataaacagaataTGGTATAGACATGCAATTAAACATTATTCAGGCCAtgagtggtggctcatgactcagtcccagcactttgggaggccaaggcaggcagatcatttgagactaggagtctgagatcagcctgggcaaaatagcaagacctcatctctacttaaaaaaaaaaaaaaattagctgggtacagtggcatgcacctgtagtcccagttactcaaggaggctgaggcaggaggatcacttgagctcaggagatcaaggctgtagtgagctgtgattgtgccactgcactccaacctgggtgatagagcaa
This window contains:
- the PTAFR gene encoding platelet-activating factor receptor — encoded protein: MEPHDSSHMDSEFRYTLFPIVYSIIFVLGVIANGYVLWVFARLYPSKKFNEIKIFMVNLTMADMLFLITLPLWIVYYQNQGNWILPKFLCNVAGCLFFINTYCSVAFLGVITYNRFQAVTRPIKTAQANTRKRGISLSLVIWVAIVGAASYFLILDSTNTVPNSAGSDNVTRCFEHYEKGSVPVLIIHIFIVFSFFLVFLIILFCNLVIIRTLLMQPVQQQRNAEVKRRALWMVCTVLAVFIICFVPHHVVQLPWTLAELGFQDSKFHQAINDAHQVTLCLLSTNCVLDPVIYCFLTKKFRKHLTEKFYSMRSSRKCSRATTDTVTEVVVPFNQIPGNSLKN